The following are encoded in a window of Deinococcus humi genomic DNA:
- the secE gene encoding preprotein translocase subunit SecE encodes MNLTQYFRDSRAELARVSWPTRQQVFEGTQAVLIFVVALSFIVYVLDLLFSNLIRLVLP; translated from the coding sequence ATGAACTTGACTCAGTACTTCCGTGATTCGCGCGCTGAACTGGCCCGCGTGTCGTGGCCGACGCGCCAGCAGGTGTTCGAAGGCACGCAGGCCGTGCTGATCTTCGTCGTGGCCCTGTCCTTCATCGTGTATGTGCTGGACCTGCTATTCAGCAACCTGATCCGACTGGTGTTGCCATGA
- a CDS encoding tetratricopeptide repeat protein, with the protein MDAIQPYLPLIFNVLRGLAVVGLVHAIVTRQQIFWMFLLGFGALLGSIFGMLGALAYTFLVLIPSLRGSGRVAGQAVSRGVEALKPLDTRIRDSQERLLESDTLENRAGLAALLARAGRRDEAQATLDPLLSGIYADDPVVLLTSAELDLARGNPAEAEIRLNAVDLKTSAATRTRALTLLAQAQEAQGRPQADATYRDAMTAATTEEPRARYAAYLIKQGRTAEAQTVLEAIAKTESRATGLYRRQEREWFDLASGLRRELK; encoded by the coding sequence ATGGACGCCATCCAACCCTACCTTCCGCTGATTTTTAACGTGTTGCGCGGGCTGGCCGTAGTGGGCCTGGTGCACGCCATCGTGACCCGTCAGCAGATCTTCTGGATGTTCCTGCTGGGTTTCGGGGCCCTGCTGGGCAGCATTTTTGGCATGTTGGGGGCTCTGGCTTACACCTTTCTGGTACTGATTCCCTCGCTGCGCGGCAGCGGACGGGTGGCCGGACAGGCAGTCTCACGTGGCGTGGAGGCCCTCAAGCCGCTCGATACCCGCATCCGTGATTCACAGGAACGCCTCCTGGAGAGTGACACCCTGGAGAACCGCGCGGGTCTGGCCGCCCTGCTGGCCCGCGCCGGACGCCGCGACGAGGCGCAGGCCACGCTCGATCCGCTCTTGAGCGGCATCTATGCCGACGACCCAGTGGTGCTGCTCACCAGCGCCGAACTGGATCTGGCGCGTGGCAACCCCGCTGAGGCCGAGATCCGATTGAACGCTGTGGACCTCAAGACCAGCGCCGCCACGCGGACCCGTGCCCTGACCCTGCTGGCCCAGGCCCAGGAAGCCCAGGGTCGCCCGCAGGCCGACGCCACCTACCGCGACGCCATGACCGCCGCCACCACCGAGGAGCCGCGTGCCCGCTACGCCGCCTATCTGATCAAGCAGGGCCGCACGGCCGAAGCGCAGACGGTCCTGGAGGCCATTGCAAAGACCGAGAGCCGCGCCACCGGGCTCTACCGTCGCCAGGAGCGCGAGTGGTTCGATCTGGCCTCTGGGTTGAGGCGTGAGCTGAAATAA
- a CDS encoding GIY-YIG nuclease family protein has translation MTAPRQYKDFTPRMGVYRVTHTPSGCTLLGHSLHLEGMLNRIRFQLQNGLHPQKSMQADWRADGADAFTFEVLDEITPKNPGDEPVDDLKELLALWQEKLNLLPAQRY, from the coding sequence ATGACTGCGCCGCGCCAGTACAAGGATTTCACGCCGCGCATGGGGGTCTACCGCGTGACCCATACGCCCAGCGGATGCACCCTGCTGGGCCACAGTCTGCATCTGGAGGGCATGCTGAACCGCATCCGCTTTCAGCTTCAGAACGGTCTGCATCCGCAGAAAAGCATGCAGGCCGACTGGCGGGCCGATGGTGCCGACGCATTTACCTTCGAGGTGCTGGACGAGATTACCCCGAAGAATCCTGGCGATGAACCCGTGGACGATCTCAAGGAGTTGCTGGCGTTATGGCAGGAGAAACTGAATCTTCTCCCAGCACAGCGCTACTAG
- the acs gene encoding acetate--CoA ligase translates to MPHPTSSDHIDNMLHETRVIQPPADFVAGAHVTREEYERRYRQSLDDPDTFWSGVAGELSWMTPWETVLDWQEPHARWFVGGQTNIAYNALDRQVERGLGSKRAFIWEGEDGEVRTFTYAELLGQVKRAANTLLDLGVQTGDRVTLYLPLIPEAAIAMLACARIGAVHSVVFGGFSVSALSDRINDADSKVLVTADAGLRRGGLVNLKGNADEAADRTPGLKHMLVVNRAGSNPPMQEGRDVWWHEALAAASDEHEATPLDSEHPLFVLYTSGSTGKPKGVLHTTGGYMVGTYLTTGTVFDLKDDDVFWCTADVGWVTGHSYSVYGPLLNGATVVLYEGAPNHPDWGRFWDIVQKHRVTILYTAPTAIRALMRQGDAIPAKYDLSSLRLLGSVGEPINPEAWMWYARVIGGNRCPVIDTWWQTETGSIMLTTLPGAHPAKPGSAGLPMYGIEPAIMTRSGEELGPDDGGLLVIKRPWPSMLRTVYGDDERYRKSYWGEIEGVYFAGDGARRDADGYITVMGRVDDVLNVSGHRLGTMEIESALVAHPSVAEAAVVGRPDDIKGECVVAFVLPQGEQTVDPAELRAYVAREIGALARPDAIYIADALPKTRSGKIMRRFLRQIAAGKAIEGDTSTLEDPGVLERLAETAAV, encoded by the coding sequence ATGCCGCACCCTACATCCAGCGACCACATCGACAACATGCTGCACGAGACCCGCGTCATTCAACCGCCTGCCGATTTCGTGGCGGGGGCGCACGTCACCCGTGAAGAGTACGAGCGCCGCTACCGCCAGAGCCTGGATGACCCGGACACCTTCTGGTCCGGGGTGGCCGGAGAACTGAGCTGGATGACCCCCTGGGAAACCGTGCTGGACTGGCAGGAGCCCCATGCCCGCTGGTTCGTGGGCGGTCAGACCAACATCGCGTATAACGCCCTGGATCGGCAGGTGGAGCGCGGCCTGGGTAGCAAGCGGGCCTTTATCTGGGAGGGCGAGGACGGCGAGGTCCGCACTTTCACCTACGCGGAATTGCTGGGGCAGGTCAAGCGGGCCGCCAACACCCTGCTTGATCTGGGGGTACAGACGGGGGACCGCGTGACGCTGTACCTGCCACTGATTCCCGAAGCCGCGATCGCCATGCTGGCCTGCGCCCGCATTGGCGCGGTGCACAGCGTGGTGTTCGGGGGTTTTTCCGTCTCGGCGCTGAGTGACCGCATCAACGACGCCGACAGCAAGGTGCTGGTCACTGCCGACGCGGGGCTGCGGCGCGGCGGGCTGGTGAACCTCAAGGGCAACGCCGACGAGGCCGCCGACCGGACGCCGGGCCTGAAACACATGCTGGTGGTGAACCGCGCGGGCAGCAACCCCCCCATGCAGGAGGGGCGCGACGTGTGGTGGCACGAAGCGCTGGCGGCCGCCTCCGACGAGCACGAGGCCACGCCACTGGACAGCGAGCATCCCCTGTTCGTGCTGTACACCTCCGGCAGCACGGGCAAGCCCAAGGGTGTGCTGCACACCACCGGCGGCTACATGGTGGGGACCTACCTGACCACCGGGACGGTCTTTGATCTGAAAGACGACGACGTGTTCTGGTGCACCGCCGACGTGGGCTGGGTGACCGGCCACAGCTACAGCGTGTACGGCCCGCTGCTGAACGGCGCGACGGTGGTGCTGTACGAGGGTGCGCCCAACCACCCGGACTGGGGGCGCTTTTGGGACATCGTGCAGAAGCACCGGGTGACCATCCTGTACACCGCGCCCACTGCGATTCGCGCGCTGATGCGCCAGGGCGACGCCATTCCAGCAAAATATGACCTGAGCAGCCTGCGCCTGCTGGGTTCGGTGGGCGAGCCGATCAACCCCGAGGCGTGGATGTGGTACGCCCGCGTGATCGGTGGGAACCGCTGCCCGGTAATCGACACGTGGTGGCAGACCGAGACCGGGAGCATCATGCTGACCACCTTGCCCGGCGCACACCCCGCCAAACCCGGCAGCGCGGGCCTGCCGATGTACGGCATCGAACCCGCCATCATGACCCGCTCGGGGGAGGAACTGGGACCGGACGACGGTGGCCTGCTGGTCATCAAGCGCCCCTGGCCCAGCATGTTGCGGACCGTGTACGGCGACGACGAGCGCTACCGCAAGTCGTACTGGGGCGAGATCGAGGGTGTGTACTTCGCGGGGGACGGGGCGCGCCGTGATGCCGACGGGTACATCACGGTCATGGGCCGGGTGGACGACGTGTTGAACGTCTCGGGGCACCGGCTGGGCACCATGGAGATCGAGTCGGCCCTGGTGGCCCATCCCAGCGTGGCCGAGGCCGCCGTGGTCGGCCGCCCCGACGACATCAAGGGGGAGTGCGTGGTGGCCTTCGTGCTGCCGCAGGGCGAGCAGACGGTGGACCCGGCAGAGTTGCGTGCCTACGTGGCCCGCGAGATCGGCGCCCTGGCCCGCCCGGACGCGATCTACATCGCCGACGCGCTGCCCAAGACCCGCAGCGGCAAGATCATGCGCCGTTTCCTGCGCCAGATCGCGGCGGGCAAGGCCATCGAGGGTGACACCAGCACACTGGAAGACCCCGGCGTGCTGGAGCGACTGGCCGAGACGGCGGCGGTCTAA
- the rplL gene encoding 50S ribosomal protein L7/L12: MAYDKQAMIDQLGTLTIMELADLIDGLKEQWGVTAAVSMGGGGAAAAPVAEEKTEFDVVLVSAGASKINVIKEIRAITGLGLKEAKDMSEKGGALKEGVAKDEAEKMKAQLEAAGATVELK, from the coding sequence ATGGCATACGACAAACAGGCAATGATCGACCAACTCGGCACTCTGACCATCATGGAACTCGCGGACCTGATCGACGGCCTCAAAGAGCAGTGGGGCGTTACCGCTGCTGTCTCGATGGGCGGTGGCGGCGCTGCGGCGGCTCCTGTGGCCGAAGAGAAGACCGAATTTGACGTGGTTCTGGTGAGCGCCGGGGCCAGCAAGATCAACGTCATTAAGGAAATCCGCGCCATCACCGGCCTGGGTCTGAAGGAAGCTAAGGACATGAGCGAGAAGGGCGGCGCGCTGAAGGAAGGCGTGGCGAAGGACGAGGCCGAGAAGATGAAGGCCCAGCTGGAAGCCGCCGGCGCCACCGTCGAGCTGAAGTAA
- a CDS encoding SDR family NAD(P)-dependent oxidoreductase: protein MNTLILGATGGIGAATARALAGGGAKLTLSGRDEARLLALASELGAASRVADVGYESHIKALFDGLDGLDTLIYAAGAAMPEPLKAADPAKVRAVWNANYFGALWVLKHGLERLNTGGRVYLLGARPELVTARGFSQYAASKAALARAAEIARLEARGVTVTLVLPPAVDTALWAQVGKAPRGAITPEEVARAIAADRAGPGGTELRVSA from the coding sequence ATGAACACCCTGATTCTGGGAGCCACAGGCGGAATCGGCGCGGCAACGGCCCGCGCACTGGCCGGTGGGGGCGCCAAGCTCACCCTCAGCGGGCGCGACGAGGCCAGGCTGTTGGCCCTGGCCAGCGAACTGGGCGCCGCCTCGCGGGTGGCCGACGTGGGCTACGAGAGCCATATCAAGGCGCTGTTTGACGGCCTGGATGGGCTGGACACGCTGATCTACGCGGCGGGGGCGGCCATGCCCGAACCGCTCAAGGCTGCGGACCCCGCTAAGGTCCGTGCGGTGTGGAACGCCAACTATTTCGGGGCGCTGTGGGTTTTGAAACACGGGCTGGAACGCCTGAACACGGGCGGACGGGTGTACCTGCTGGGTGCCCGTCCGGAACTGGTTACCGCTCGCGGCTTCTCACAGTACGCTGCGAGCAAGGCCGCCCTAGCCCGCGCCGCCGAGATTGCCCGGCTGGAAGCGCGCGGCGTCACGGTAACACTGGTGCTCCCGCCCGCTGTGGATACAGCCCTGTGGGCGCAGGTGGGCAAGGCCCCCAGAGGGGCGATCACGCCGGAAGAAGTGGCGCGGGCCATTGCCGCAGACCGGGCGGGGCCAGGCGGGACAGAACTCCGCGTCTCTGCCTGA
- the nusG gene encoding transcription termination/antitermination protein NusG: MSIEWYAVHTYVGQEDRVEQHLMDRAGKLGMRGTKIFQVLQPSEKAVELREGGKKETVERKLFPGYVFVQMDVEDDDSPGELGESWEVVRGTSGVTGFVGTATRPVPLSYEEVQRLLSSVGVGVQPKAAEAPRVKADFKAGDMVRVTGGPFADFSGVISEINVPQAKVKVLVSIFGRETPVELDFSQVAK, from the coding sequence ATGAGCATCGAATGGTACGCCGTCCACACTTACGTGGGTCAGGAAGACCGTGTCGAACAGCACCTGATGGACCGCGCAGGGAAGCTGGGCATGCGCGGCACCAAGATCTTTCAGGTGCTGCAGCCCAGCGAGAAGGCTGTGGAACTGCGCGAGGGTGGCAAAAAGGAAACGGTGGAGCGCAAGCTGTTCCCCGGCTACGTTTTCGTGCAGATGGACGTGGAAGACGACGATTCACCCGGCGAACTGGGCGAGTCGTGGGAAGTGGTGCGCGGCACCAGTGGCGTGACCGGCTTCGTGGGCACGGCCACCCGTCCCGTTCCGCTGTCGTACGAGGAGGTCCAGCGTCTGCTGTCCTCGGTGGGCGTGGGCGTGCAGCCCAAGGCCGCGGAAGCGCCGCGCGTCAAGGCCGACTTCAAGGCGGGCGATATGGTGCGCGTCACCGGTGGTCCTTTCGCGGACTTCAGCGGTGTGATCAGCGAGATCAACGTGCCGCAGGCCAAGGTCAAGGTGCTGGTCAGCATCTTCGGCCGCGAAACGCCCGTGGAACTGGATTTCAGCCAGGTCGCCAAGTAG
- a CDS encoding putative bifunctional diguanylate cyclase/phosphodiesterase, whose amino-acid sequence MTMGPADRQPLRVALLTTALLGLAHLVWVALQPRGVGAHWLPQTFALGVLYASALTCWFAARVPPDTARTWRWMAWALGLYAVSDTLYVLLRWLNGAAPFPPALDTFYLGFYVLFILACLALPRQPLRRAQAWRLTLDVGIVAGALGVSLWYGALASVQGTTQASPFGTLVNLSYPVLGLYALGLLLMVIRRRERLRLEESLMALGLMAFVIANTLHLFVDDYGGFVSGLPVDLLWTAGATLFAVAAWHSRRVVPPGHPEVVVARAAPQFTHIVYTLAPYLGLTVCFALSLLTQGEDSLAARGVLWGTAGVTLLVAARQIAALTDNAALTAQLAALNATLESRVATRTAEVERGRAQLEVHARELAWQAHHDSLTGLPNRAGFLTALGEAVERQQQPPAGEQQAPPLAVLFLDLDGFKGVNDTLGHTVGDQLLIKVAARLRGAQLPGEFTARLGGDEFMVLTSQPPQARAQQVLELFTSPFDLGGHPVRISASVGVSVYPDSGADAESLYMHADVAMYEAKRSGKGAARLFLSQVTQQQSQAEVSERLRGALARGEFSLSYQPICNAAQQTVALEALLRWNSPELGLLVPGQFLPTVQHLGLDDALGNWVLNEACAQLALWHAAGRGGLRVAVNISRSQLGRQDLPGQVSAALARYGLSGPDLELEVTEPPTDVEVQAAAVMRAVQEQGVHWSLGGFGVQRSAFAPLLQLPVQFIKLDRGLIGALDGPPSGQEQARRAVQASVALARALGLSVVAEGVETRAQWAAATELGCALTQGFWLGQPQNALKTTSRLGAALKQPFPPL is encoded by the coding sequence ATGACCATGGGACCAGCAGACCGGCAGCCACTGCGGGTGGCCCTGCTGACGACCGCCCTCCTCGGGCTGGCCCATCTGGTCTGGGTGGCCCTACAGCCGCGCGGCGTGGGCGCGCACTGGTTGCCGCAGACCTTTGCGCTGGGTGTTCTGTACGCGTCGGCCCTGACCTGCTGGTTTGCGGCGCGCGTTCCACCCGACACCGCCCGGACCTGGCGCTGGATGGCGTGGGCGCTCGGCCTCTATGCTGTGAGCGATACGCTCTACGTCCTTCTCAGGTGGCTGAACGGGGCCGCGCCCTTTCCCCCGGCGCTGGACACCTTCTACCTGGGCTTCTACGTGCTGTTCATCCTGGCCTGCCTGGCCCTACCGCGCCAGCCCCTGCGGCGGGCCCAGGCCTGGCGGCTGACCCTGGATGTCGGCATCGTGGCGGGCGCCCTGGGCGTATCGCTGTGGTACGGAGCACTGGCCTCGGTGCAGGGGACGACGCAGGCAAGCCCGTTCGGCACCCTGGTCAACCTCAGCTACCCGGTCCTCGGGCTGTACGCGCTGGGGCTGCTGCTGATGGTCATCCGACGCCGTGAGCGCCTGCGACTGGAAGAAAGCCTGATGGCTCTGGGCCTCATGGCCTTCGTCATAGCGAACACGCTGCATCTGTTCGTTGATGACTACGGCGGCTTCGTGTCCGGTCTGCCGGTAGACCTTCTGTGGACCGCCGGAGCAACGCTGTTCGCAGTGGCGGCCTGGCATTCCCGGCGTGTTGTGCCGCCGGGCCATCCGGAGGTAGTGGTGGCCCGCGCCGCACCCCAATTCACTCACATCGTGTACACCCTGGCCCCCTATCTGGGCCTGACTGTCTGTTTTGCCCTGAGCCTGCTGACCCAGGGCGAGGATTCGCTGGCCGCACGCGGCGTCCTGTGGGGTACGGCGGGCGTAACGCTGCTGGTGGCTGCCCGCCAGATTGCGGCCCTGACCGACAATGCCGCCCTGACCGCACAGCTGGCCGCACTGAACGCCACCCTGGAAAGCCGCGTGGCCACCCGTACCGCTGAGGTCGAGCGGGGCCGCGCCCAGCTGGAAGTACACGCCCGCGAGCTGGCGTGGCAAGCCCATCACGATTCGTTGACGGGCCTGCCCAACCGCGCCGGTTTTCTGACCGCGCTGGGCGAAGCAGTGGAGCGCCAGCAACAGCCACCTGCAGGGGAACAGCAGGCCCCACCGCTGGCCGTCCTGTTCCTTGACCTGGACGGCTTCAAGGGGGTCAACGACACGCTGGGGCATACCGTGGGGGATCAATTGCTGATCAAGGTGGCCGCCCGCCTGCGCGGCGCACAGCTGCCCGGCGAGTTCACGGCCCGGCTGGGCGGCGACGAGTTTATGGTGCTGACCTCGCAACCGCCGCAGGCGCGCGCCCAGCAGGTGCTGGAGTTGTTCACCTCACCCTTCGATCTGGGAGGCCATCCGGTCAGGATCAGTGCTTCGGTGGGGGTTAGCGTGTATCCGGACAGCGGCGCTGACGCCGAGAGCCTGTATATGCACGCCGACGTCGCCATGTATGAGGCCAAACGCTCCGGTAAAGGTGCCGCTCGCCTCTTCCTGTCGCAGGTGACCCAGCAGCAGTCCCAGGCCGAGGTCAGTGAGCGGCTGCGCGGCGCGCTGGCACGTGGCGAGTTCAGCCTGTCCTACCAGCCCATCTGCAACGCGGCGCAGCAGACCGTGGCCCTAGAGGCTCTGCTGCGCTGGAACAGTCCGGAATTGGGCTTGCTGGTCCCCGGCCAGTTCCTCCCCACGGTCCAGCATCTCGGGCTGGATGATGCGCTGGGCAACTGGGTGCTGAACGAGGCCTGCGCCCAGCTTGCGCTCTGGCACGCAGCCGGTCGCGGTGGACTTCGGGTGGCCGTGAACATCTCACGCAGCCAGCTGGGGCGTCAGGACCTGCCGGGCCAGGTCAGCGCAGCGCTCGCCCGGTATGGCCTGAGCGGCCCCGATCTGGAACTTGAGGTCACCGAGCCGCCCACCGATGTCGAGGTTCAGGCCGCAGCCGTCATGCGCGCCGTGCAGGAACAGGGGGTGCACTGGTCCCTGGGCGGCTTCGGCGTGCAGCGTTCGGCCTTCGCGCCCCTGCTGCAACTGCCGGTGCAATTCATCAAGCTTGACCGCGGCCTGATCGGCGCCTTGGATGGTCCCCCGAGCGGGCAGGAACAGGCCCGACGCGCCGTGCAGGCCAGCGTCGCCCTGGCCAGAGCGCTCGGCCTGAGCGTGGTGGCCGAGGGCGTTGAAACCCGCGCGCAGTGGGCAGCGGCGACGGAGCTGGGCTGTGCCCTCACCCAGGGCTTCTGGCTGGGTCAGCCACAAAACGCTCTGAAAACCACCAGCAGGCTCGGGGCCGCACTGAAACAGCCGTTCCCTCCCCTGTGA
- the rplJ gene encoding 50S ribosomal protein L10, whose product MANPKNVQTLSTLKQSLNEIETFYVVDYQGLSAGQLSKLRQDIREKGGQLIVAKNTLIDRALQEGGRDFADTLKGPSALVLAQSDPAGVAKALADAAKGNDRGIPSVKGGFLEGNKVDVSVVNRLASLGSKETLQAELVGVLSAHLSNFVGILEAYRTKLEEDGAGA is encoded by the coding sequence GTGGCAAATCCCAAGAACGTGCAGACCCTCAGCACCCTCAAGCAGAGCCTGAATGAGATCGAGACGTTTTACGTCGTCGACTACCAGGGCCTGAGTGCCGGACAGCTGAGCAAACTGCGCCAAGACATCCGCGAGAAGGGCGGGCAGCTGATCGTTGCCAAGAACACCCTGATCGACCGTGCCCTTCAGGAGGGCGGCCGTGACTTCGCCGACACCCTGAAAGGTCCCAGCGCCTTGGTGCTGGCCCAGTCCGACCCCGCCGGTGTGGCGAAGGCCCTGGCTGACGCGGCCAAGGGCAACGACAGGGGCATCCCATCCGTCAAGGGCGGCTTCCTGGAAGGCAACAAGGTTGACGTGAGCGTCGTCAACCGCTTGGCCAGCCTGGGCAGCAAGGAAACCCTGCAGGCCGAGCTGGTCGGCGTCCTCAGCGCGCATCTCAGCAACTTCGTGGGGATCCTCGAAGCCTACAGAACCAAACTCGAAGAAGACGGCGCGGGCGCTTAA
- a CDS encoding 2'-5' RNA ligase family protein, which produces MTSSFLLAVLPPPQLAARIGRFRVAHHLKDAAAVPHITVKARSGLSPDLEWQARLQEVVARHAPVPMSIGGPRLFSNGTALYLEASSPAAVRLHLALLEALQVRESGTRFFGYEGPGLNLHLSLALKRRGVDLPEVLTAAQTEFADLEREPLRFTGQTITLMRKPGPGGFYAPLQEWPLLA; this is translated from the coding sequence GTGACCTCCTCCTTTCTGCTGGCCGTGCTGCCGCCACCCCAATTGGCCGCGCGCATCGGGCGCTTCCGGGTAGCCCACCACCTCAAGGATGCCGCTGCCGTGCCGCATATCACCGTCAAGGCCCGTAGCGGCCTGTCGCCGGACCTGGAGTGGCAGGCGCGTCTGCAGGAGGTGGTGGCCCGGCACGCTCCTGTACCCATGTCCATCGGCGGTCCCCGGCTGTTCAGCAACGGCACGGCACTGTATCTGGAGGCCAGCAGCCCGGCGGCGGTGCGGCTTCACCTGGCCCTGCTGGAGGCGCTGCAAGTGCGCGAGTCTGGGACCCGCTTCTTTGGCTACGAAGGGCCAGGGCTGAACTTGCACCTCTCGCTGGCCCTGAAACGGCGCGGCGTGGACCTGCCCGAAGTGCTGACGGCCGCGCAGACTGAATTTGCCGATCTGGAACGGGAACCGCTGAGATTTACTGGTCAGACCATCACCCTGATGCGCAAGCCGGGGCCGGGCGGCTTCTACGCGCCGTTGCAGGAGTGGCCGCTGCTCGCATGA
- the rplA gene encoding 50S ribosomal protein L1 yields MPKHGKRYRALEGKVDHARQYTIDEAAALVKDIATAKFDETVEIHFRLGIDPRKSDQNVRGTVSLPHGTGRSVRVAVITKGDNIAAAEAAGADVAGGDELIERIAGGFMEFDAVVATPDMMASVGQKLARLLGPRGLLPNPKSGTVGPDVTGMVSSLKAGRIEFRNDKTGVIHAPIGKASFDPANLSANYAALVSALEGAKPSSAKGVFLRTAFLTTTMGPSIPLSLSAQS; encoded by the coding sequence ATGCCTAAGCACGGCAAGCGCTACCGCGCACTGGAAGGCAAGGTCGACCACGCCCGCCAGTACACCATCGACGAGGCAGCTGCCCTGGTCAAGGACATCGCCACGGCGAAATTCGACGAGACGGTCGAGATTCACTTCCGTCTCGGCATCGATCCCCGCAAGAGTGACCAGAACGTGCGTGGCACGGTTTCCCTGCCGCACGGCACGGGCCGTAGCGTGCGCGTGGCCGTGATCACCAAGGGCGACAACATTGCGGCGGCCGAAGCGGCTGGCGCAGACGTGGCAGGCGGCGACGAGCTGATCGAGCGCATCGCCGGCGGCTTCATGGAGTTCGATGCCGTGGTGGCGACACCCGACATGATGGCCTCTGTGGGTCAGAAACTGGCCCGCCTGCTGGGGCCGCGCGGTCTGCTGCCCAACCCCAAGAGCGGCACGGTGGGGCCCGACGTGACCGGCATGGTCTCCAGCCTCAAGGCCGGACGCATCGAATTCCGCAACGACAAGACCGGCGTGATCCACGCACCTATCGGTAAGGCCAGCTTCGATCCGGCCAACCTGAGTGCCAACTACGCCGCGCTGGTCTCCGCGCTGGAAGGGGCCAAGCCCAGCAGCGCCAAGGGCGTGTTCCTGCGGACCGCTTTCCTGACCACCACGATGGGGCCGAGCATTCCGTTGAGCCTCAGCGCCCAGTCCTGA
- the rpmG gene encoding 50S ribosomal protein L33, producing the protein MAKDGPRIIVKMESTAGTGFYYTTTKNRRNTQAKLELRKYDPMAKKHVVFKEKKV; encoded by the coding sequence ATGGCGAAAGACGGACCCCGCATTATCGTGAAAATGGAAAGCACTGCTGGCACAGGCTTCTACTACACCACCACCAAGAACCGCCGCAACACGCAGGCCAAGCTGGAACTGCGCAAGTATGACCCCATGGCCAAAAAGCATGTGGTCTTCAAGGAGAAGAAGGTCTGA
- a CDS encoding DUF2239 family protein yields the protein MDHLPTWTVFQGEERLLTAPLQEVLSLLKTHERAASQPLLTFDDQTGRQTDFDLRGTLEEVLERHTPAPAKTGPGRPRLGVVAREVTLLPRHWDWLEAQRGGASAALRRLIDEARKADPDGERRRQAQTATDRFLGVMAGDLPGYEDVTRALYAGDGPAFEAQVRDWPEDIRTHTLYLAAPAFVGQA from the coding sequence ATGGATCACTTGCCGACATGGACTGTCTTTCAGGGAGAGGAACGTCTGCTCACCGCCCCGCTTCAGGAAGTGCTGAGTCTTCTCAAGACTCACGAGAGGGCGGCTTCCCAGCCTCTGCTGACCTTCGACGATCAGACCGGCCGGCAGACCGATTTCGATCTGCGGGGCACCCTGGAGGAGGTGCTGGAACGACACACCCCCGCCCCCGCAAAAACGGGTCCGGGGCGCCCCCGGCTCGGCGTGGTGGCGCGTGAGGTCACGTTGCTGCCCAGGCACTGGGACTGGCTGGAGGCCCAGCGCGGGGGAGCCTCGGCGGCGCTGCGACGGCTGATCGACGAGGCCCGCAAGGCTGATCCGGACGGTGAGCGCCGCCGTCAGGCGCAGACGGCCACTGACCGTTTTCTGGGCGTGATGGCGGGTGACCTGCCCGGTTACGAGGACGTCACCCGAGCCCTGTACGCAGGCGACGGCCCGGCCTTTGAAGCTCAGGTGCGAGACTGGCCTGAAGACATCCGCACACACACCCTGTACCTGGCCGCCCCCGCCTTCGTGGGACAGGCATGA
- the rplK gene encoding 50S ribosomal protein L11, producing the protein MKKVTGIVKLQLPAGKATPAPPVGPALGQYGANIMEFTKAFNALTADKGDAIIPVEITIFADRSFTFITKTPPMSYLIRKAANLQKGSATPNKAKVGKLNWDQVLEIAKTKMPDLNAGSVEAAANTVAGTARSMGVTIEGGPNA; encoded by the coding sequence ATGAAGAAAGTGACCGGTATCGTCAAATTGCAATTGCCTGCAGGCAAGGCCACCCCGGCCCCGCCTGTCGGCCCCGCGCTGGGTCAGTACGGCGCGAACATCATGGAGTTCACCAAGGCGTTCAACGCCCTGACCGCCGATAAGGGCGACGCGATCATCCCCGTCGAGATCACCATCTTCGCGGATCGTAGCTTCACCTTCATCACAAAGACCCCTCCCATGAGCTACCTGATCCGCAAGGCCGCTAACCTCCAGAAGGGCAGCGCCACGCCCAATAAGGCCAAGGTCGGCAAGCTGAACTGGGATCAGGTTCTGGAAATCGCCAAGACCAAGATGCCCGACTTGAACGCAGGCAGCGTGGAAGCCGCCGCCAACACCGTCGCGGGCACCGCGCGCAGCATGGGCGTCACCATTGAGGGAGGCCCCAATGCCTAA